The Mycolicibacterium monacense genome contains the following window.
GGAGACCGGTTTGGACTGGTCGACCTCGAAGCGCATGTCGCGGTTGGTGATGATGCCGACGAGGGAGCCGCGCTCATCCACGACCGGCAGCCCGGAGATGCGGAACCGCGCGCACATCGCGTCGACTTCGGCCAGCGTGTTGTCCGGTGAGCAGGTCACCGGGTCGGTGACCATACCGGCCTCGGACCGTTTGACGGTTTCGACCTGACCGGCCTGTTCGGCCACGGGCAGGTTGCGGTGCAGCACACCCATGCCGCCGGCGCGGGCCATCGCGATGGCCATCCGGGATTCGGTGACCGTGTCCATCGCCGAGCTGACCAGCGGCACGCGCAGCCGGATGCGCTTGGTCAGTTGGCTCGAGGTGTCGGCCGTCGCGGGTATGACGTCGGAGGCGGCGGGGAGCAGCAGGACGTCGTCGAAGGTCAGCCCGAGCATGGCCACCTTCGTCGGATCGTCGCCGCCGGTCGGCACCGGTACGGCGATGGGAACGCTGCGTTCAGCGATCGACATGGGCGGGCCCTCCATAGGCACTTGGGCGGATACACAATCCTATCGGTTGCGGCCGTGGCGGCTCGGCCCCGCACACCACGTCGCCACACCGGCGACGGCTGGCGTGATCACAGTGGGGCTGCGTAATGTGGGACTCGTGCGAGACCACCTGCCACCTGGTTTGCCGCCTGATCCGTTCGCCGACGATCCCTGCGATCCCTCGGCGGCCCTCGACGCGCTCGAACCCGGTCAGCCGCTGGACCCGCAGGAGCGCACTGCCGTCGAGGCCGACCTGGCCGACCTGGCGGTCTACGAGGCGCTCCTCGCGCACAAGGGAATTCGCGGTCTGGTCGTGTGCTGCGACGAATGCCAGCAGGACCACTACCACGACTGGGACATGCTGCGGGCCAACCTGCTGCAGCTGCTCGTCGACGGCACGGTGCGGCCGCATGAGCCGGCCTACGATCCCGAACCCGACGCCTATGTCACGTGGGACTACTGCCGCGGTTACGCCGACGCCTCGCTGAACGAAGCGACGTCGGACTCAGACGGTTACCGCTGAGCGGTTCGTCACTCTTCTTCTGCCGCGCTGCCCGGCATCGGTAACGCGACCGTCGTCGTGATCACGGGCGCCGCGACCTGCGGACGTTCGACGGTCGGCGCCGACTGAGTCGGCACCTCGACCTCCACCTCGGGCTCCGCCACCGGCGGCGCGACCGTCGATGTGATCGTCGTCGGGGGGACGGTCACGGCCGGCGCGGGCGAAGTCGTCGGCTGTGTCGTCGTCACCGGCGCCGAGGACGGCGGCGGCAGTTCGACGGGCGCGCGGGTGGTCGTTCCGGGCTCGGCGGCAGCCGACGAGGACGGCGCCGAGGTGGGCGCCGTCGACGGGGCCGACGACGGAGGCGGCGGCACCGAGGTCGGAGGCACTGTGGTCGACGGCACTGTGGTCGACGGCACAGAGGTCGTGGGCGCTCCCGACGGATCCGTGGACGACGGCGGCGTGGCCGGCGAGGTGCCGTCCGACGGCGGCGTGGCGTCCGGTGAGAGCAGCGCGGGCAGCGGCAGGTCCGAGGGCACCTCGGGCAGCACCACCGGCGGGGCGTCCGGCGGCACCGTCGCGGCGGGGTCGCGGGTTTCCACCTTCACCGACAGCTGCTGCCACTGGTCGACGAGCTCCTGCTGACGGCTGGTGTCCTCGACCGCGGCGACGGTGGTCGTGAGCGTCTGCAGCTTGTCCTGCGCGGCGGTCCAGTCGCCCTGCTCGATGAGCTGCTGCACCTGGGCCATCTGGGTCTGGGCGGCCAGCGCGACCTGATCGTCGCGGGTGGCCTGCTGGTCGCCGAAGAGCATGGTGCGCACGCCGTACAGCGGGTCGCCCGGCCCGGCGCCGTAGACCACCGATCCGAAGCCGCCCAGACACAGCACCGCCGCGGCCACGGAGCCGACGACGGCCAACGAGAACCGGCGGCGCTGACTGGTCGCGGTGGCGCGGTCCAGCGCGATCGCCGCGTCACGCGGTGTGACGACGCCGGCCATCGGAGGCTGACGGATCTCGTCGCGCCAGCCGGCCAGCAGGTAGGCCAGCTCGGCCTCGCCGGAGTCGTACGAGTACACCGGCTGTTCGCCGGCGAGCGCGTCGAGTAGGCGGTCGGTCTGGTTGATCTCGGGCAGCGACGGATCGCCCCCGTCGAGTGCTCGGCGTGTGAAGTCAGGCATGGTCGTGCCCCGTTGCGATGATCTCGGCCTTGAGTCGCGCCAGCGCGCGGTGCTGGGCCACGCGGACCGCTCCGGCGGTGCTCCCGACGGCCTCGGCGGTCTCTTCGGCGCTCATGCCGACGACGACGCGCAGGATGAGGATCTCGCGCTGCTTGTCCGGCAGCACACCGAGCAGCTTCTCCATCCGGGCCGACGATTCGGCGTTGATGGCCAGCTGTTCGGGGCCCGCCTCGCCGGAGAACCGTTCCGGCACCACGTCGGTGGGGTCGGATTTGTTTCGGCTCGCCGCTCGGTGGGCGTCCGCGATCTTGTGCGCTGCGATGCCATACACGAAGGCGAGGAACGGTCGTCCCTGATCCTTGTAGCGCGGCAGCGCCGTGATGGCGGCCAAGCACACCTCCTGCGCAACGTCGTCTGCGGACAGACCACTTCGTTCCGTCGCGCCGATCCTGGCTCGGCAGTACCGCACGACGATCGGTCGAATGGTCTCCAGCACTTCCCGGAGTGCATCTCGATTGCCCGCCACTGCCTCAGCGACGACAGCATCGAGACGATCTCCCGAAAGTGTCATCGTGGGTGTGTTCTCCAACGTTACGAACGGCGTATCCGACGGTCTGGCTCAGCTAAACAATAACGATGCCTACGGGCGCCACCCGGACTAGCGATCAGACCACACACCGCCCCTGTGTCGCACAGTATCTGCGCTGGTGTCGCGAAAGTCGGTGACCTCGCCCGGCGTGTACGCCGCGCTCCCGATGTCGGCGAGCAGGCTCGCCAGCGCCCAGCGCAGCGGTACCAGTCCCAATTCGCCCGCCCGGTCGAGCGCGGCGTCGGAGATCGCCCGGCAACGGTCGAGTTCGCCATGGCTGCACAGCGCCGCGGCGAGCACCACGTCGGATTTGAGGCGGTGCCGGACCGAGGTGAACGCCGCGGCCGCCGCGACGGCGCCTTCGGCGTGCTCGACGGCCGTCGCGCCGTCGCCCCGGACCATCGCCAGTTCGGCTCTGACCCACTGCAGCCGCACGGGTAGGCGGGCGTCGTCCGCGGACTCGACCACCGCGCCCGCGCGGTCCAGCAGCCGCTGCGACGCCGCGAACCGGCCGACTCCGAGCGCGTCGGCCGCGAGGCCGATCAGCGCGTCGGCGACTGCGGCGTCCGTATCCGCGGCCAGTAACGCCCGGCCGTCCCATCCGGCGGCCGGGCGGTGCCCGCCCAGTTGGCGCAGAAACGACGCCCTGGTGCTCATTGCCAGTGATCGCGGGGCAGGCCCCCGGCAGCGGTCCAGCGCGGTCAGATCGGCGAGCGCGACGGCGTAGCGGCCCTGCCCGCCGGCGGCCACCGCCCGTAACCACAGGTCGTGCGCATCGGCCGGCGGGGGCAGCGGCCATCGGTCCGGCCGACCGCCGAAGGCGGCGTCGAGTAGCGGGCTGGTCATGGGCCTGCGACGCTACCAACGCCGCTCGGCTCGGGTCAGCGGCAAATCGAGACGACTGACGATCGCTCGAGCGGTTAACTCTTTGTGCGCGACGAGTTACGGCCGCGTTAAACGGCAGGCCGACTCTGCCATTGGCCAATGGGAGTGAACTGCCCGAAAACCGTCGTCAGGGCCGTCGCACCTCGGCGGTTAGCACGTTTCGCGCCGACGGCAAGTCAGAAGGATGAACGTGACGTAAATTCTTGAGCTGCGGTTATGCGATTGAGCACATGATCGCGCTATTGACGGAAATTCTTTCGCCCTTCTACGTTGTGTGCACGAGTGGTCATCGGCGACAAGTGCTCGGATCTGTTCCACGACGCACGCTCTATTTCGTTCCCGAAATGGGTGTTTAGAGAGGGGTTTTCCCATGCCTCAGCCGCAGCAGCTGCCCGGACCCAACGCCGACATCTGGGATTGGCAGATGCATGGACTTTGCCGGGGTGTCGATTCTTCGATGTTTTTCCACCCCGATGGCGAGCGTGGCCGGGCCCGCGCCCAGCGGGAAATGCGGGCCAAGGAAATGTGCCGGCGCTGCCCCGTGATCGCCCAATGCCGTTCACATGCACTCGCAGTCGGCGAGCCATACGGAATCTGGGGTGGGCTGAGCGAATCCGAGCGCGAGATGTTGCTCAAGCGCGGTATTCGTCGGACCGCCTGACCGAGCCGTTCAGCGAACGAGAACGCCCCATCTCAGCAAACGCCGGGATGGGGCGTCTCCGTTCTCGGACGACGGATTCCACGGCCGCCTAGCGCGCCGCCAGTTCTCGCAGCACCAGATCCGTCGCGGTCCAGTCCATGCATTTGTCGGTGACCGATTGCCCGTAGGTGAGCGGCCGCGACTCGGCGGACTGCGCACCCCCGACCAGGAAGCTCTCCAGCATCACCCCACTGACCGGAAGCCCCTCGCGGATCAGCTGGGCCACCTCGGCGGCCACCGCCGCCTGGCGGACGTGGTCCTTGCCGGAGTTGGCGTGGCTGCAGTCGACGACGACCCGTCCCGGCAGTCCGGCGGCGGTCAGCTTGGCGGCGGCGGCCTGCACGGCATCCGCGTCGTAGTTGGGTCCGTCGGTACCGCCGCGCAGGATGACGTGGCAGTCCTCGTTGCCCTCGGTGCTCACGACCGCGCCACGGCCGGAGTCGTCCATCCCGAAGAAGACGTGCTGGGCCGCGGCGGCCTTCACCCCGTCGACGGCCACCTGGATGTTGCCGTCGGTGCCGTTCTTGAAGCCGACGGGCATCGACAGACCCGACGCGAGTTGGCGGTGCACCTGCGATTCGGTCGTGCGGGCGCCGATGGCACCCCAGGCGACGGCGTCGGCGATGTACTGCGGGCTGGTCGGTTCCAGGAACTCGCATCCGACGGGTAGGCCGATGTCGATGATGTCGAGCAGCAGCTGGCGGGCGGTGCGCAGACCGCGCGACACATCGAACGTGCCGTCCATCCCCGGATCGTTGATCAGCCCCTTCCATCCGATCGTCGTCCGCGGCTTCTCGAAGTACACGCGCATGACGATCTTGAGCCGGTCGCCGAGTTCGTCGGCGATCTTCGCGAGCCGGCTTGCGTAGTCCAGCGCGGCGACCGGATCGTGCACCGAGCACGGACCGACCACGACCAGCAGTCGGTCGTCGCGGCCGGCGAGGATGTCGGCGATCTCGGTGCGGTCGCGGGCCACCCGCTCGGCGCGCCGGGCACCCAGCGGGAACTCCGCGAGCACCTCGTGCGGGCTGGGAATCGCGCTGAAGCTGCGGATGCGCCGGTCGGAGGTGGCCGGCGGGGTGGCGATCTGCGCCAGGTTCATTCTCGAGGTGCCTTTCTGGGGATGGGCACCTGCGTGACGGTCCGGTGCCCTTGAATGACGAAAGGCAGCGACCGTGTGGTCACTGCCTGGGCTCCGGGTGGATGCGTGCTTAGCGCTGCGCTTTATCGGCTCCGCCCGGAGCCTTGATAAAGCGCCAATAGCTGGCACGCACACCGATGTTCACGCGGCCCAGGGTACACCAGCGGATGCAGCAGACACGAACCGTGGTTGCGAGGGGCCGACGTCACCTGCGGTCCGGGTCTTTCGCCTCTGGCCCACAGCCGTGGAGCGCGAAGTATCGGAGTATGCCTCCGCACTGCGATTCTCTGGACGGTCCCGTCGTCACCGCGGCCAAGGCGGCCTTGACCGAACAGAACGTCGACCTGGTACTGCCGTTCGTCCCGCAAGCCGCCGAGGAAGAGGTGCGAGCGGCGTTCGAGCGCACCCGGGCCGCGCAGGCCGAGGGTGGGCACTTCGCGCACGAGGTCGCCGACCTGTACTTCTTCGGCACCGTGGTCCGGTTGCATCGAGCGGGTGAGGGGGCGCCGTTCACCGGACTCAAACCCGCCGGCCTGGACGTCGGACCGGTGATCCCGTTGGCGGAGCGGGCGATCGAGCAGCGATCGATCGACGACCTCCACGCCTTCCTGTCCGCCGAACTGCGGGAGCAACTGCAGCGGCGCCTCGACCGGATCGGCGCGCTGAGCGCCGGGGTGACCACACCCGAGCGTCGTGAGTACGTCGAAGCGGTGCTGGGGCTGCAGGTGTACAGCCACCACCTCTACAAATTCATGCGGAAGACCCCGCACGAAGGCTGACCTCAGCGCGGCCCCATCATCCCGCCGTGCCCGCCGTGCATCATCCCGCCGCGCCCCATCATCGGTCCCATCATCGCCGGCATCCCGTCGCGGACGAATCCGGTGACCTCCCGGGCATGGTCGCGGATAGCTTGGACGATCGCGGGATCGTCGGCGGTCTCCTCCGCGGCGACGCCGGTCGGTGTCAGGGTGAGCCGGCGTCGGTAGCCGTCTGCGTTGCGGAACAGTGTCGGCAGGCTGCTGCTCATGCACATCACCTCGGCGCCCTCCCCGACCCGCGAGTACATCCGCGACACGTGCGCCTGAAGTTGCGCGGTGAGATCGGCCGAGTCCGACTCGGTCACGGTGCGCACGCCGCCGGGGATCTCCTCGACAGTGCGCGTGATCTCGTTGTGGCGGTTGAACATCTCCATGTACGTACGCATATCCGCGGGGTCCATACCCATCATCCCGCCGCCGGGGCCACCCGTGAGCCGGGACTCCGGGGCGGGCGAATCGAAGATGTTGCGGAACACATACCCGACACCGAGGACGCTGCCCGCGGCGACCGCACCGAGCGCGACCAGTACGGCACGACGGGTCACCAATTGCGCCATCGCTCCTCCATTTTCGCTCAACGCACGTCGCGAACCGGGGTCAGCCTTTGAGCTGATCGTCGGTGACGTGCTGACCCGACTGCACGGGGGTGATCCAACGTTCGAGATCGAACCCCTGCCGGGTCGCTTCGTCCAGGTAGGCCGCTTCGATGGCGGGATCGATGCGCGGTTCGCGAGCGATGAGCCACAGGTTCTTGTGGTCGGGTGTGCCCACAAGGGCGACCGTGTAGGCGTCATCGATCTTCAAGACCCAATAGTCGCCCTTCGTAAACGGCACCCACCGCAGCAACTCCGGAAGGAACGAGACCTGCAACCGGCCCGGTTTGCCGTGCACCGGTGTCGCGCGGCCGATCGCCTGCGACGGCGCACCGCTCTTGTCGATGCAACGGTTGACGACGCGCACGCTTCCGTCGTCCTCGAGCGTGTAGTCGGCGGTGATGTCGGCGGCGGTGTCGTCC
Protein-coding sequences here:
- a CDS encoding sigma-70 family RNA polymerase sigma factor, which translates into the protein MTLSGDRLDAVVAEAVAGNRDALREVLETIRPIVVRYCRARIGATERSGLSADDVAQEVCLAAITALPRYKDQGRPFLAFVYGIAAHKIADAHRAASRNKSDPTDVVPERFSGEAGPEQLAINAESSARMEKLLGVLPDKQREILILRVVVGMSAEETAEAVGSTAGAVRVAQHRALARLKAEIIATGHDHA
- a CDS encoding 3-deoxy-7-phosphoheptulonate synthase codes for the protein MNLAQIATPPATSDRRIRSFSAIPSPHEVLAEFPLGARRAERVARDRTEIADILAGRDDRLLVVVGPCSVHDPVAALDYASRLAKIADELGDRLKIVMRVYFEKPRTTIGWKGLINDPGMDGTFDVSRGLRTARQLLLDIIDIGLPVGCEFLEPTSPQYIADAVAWGAIGARTTESQVHRQLASGLSMPVGFKNGTDGNIQVAVDGVKAAAAQHVFFGMDDSGRGAVVSTEGNEDCHVILRGGTDGPNYDADAVQAAAAKLTAAGLPGRVVVDCSHANSGKDHVRQAAVAAEVAQLIREGLPVSGVMLESFLVGGAQSAESRPLTYGQSVTDKCMDWTATDLVLRELAAR
- a CDS encoding WhiB family transcriptional regulator, whose protein sequence is MPQPQQLPGPNADIWDWQMHGLCRGVDSSMFFHPDGERGRARAQREMRAKEMCRRCPVIAQCRSHALAVGEPYGIWGGLSESEREMLLKRGIRRTA
- a CDS encoding DUF5319 domain-containing protein — its product is MRDHLPPGLPPDPFADDPCDPSAALDALEPGQPLDPQERTAVEADLADLAVYEALLAHKGIRGLVVCCDECQQDHYHDWDMLRANLLQLLVDGTVRPHEPAYDPEPDAYVTWDYCRGYADASLNEATSDSDGYR
- a CDS encoding lipocalin family protein, whose protein sequence is MGQRSAVTSVGSLDLDRYCGLWYEIGRLPLRWEDDTAADITADYTLEDDGSVRVVNRCIDKSGAPSQAIGRATPVHGKPGRLQVSFLPELLRWVPFTKGDYWVLKIDDAYTVALVGTPDHKNLWLIAREPRIDPAIEAAYLDEATRQGFDLERWITPVQSGQHVTDDQLKG
- a CDS encoding anti-sigma-D factor RsdA, giving the protein MPDFTRRALDGGDPSLPEINQTDRLLDALAGEQPVYSYDSGEAELAYLLAGWRDEIRQPPMAGVVTPRDAAIALDRATATSQRRRFSLAVVGSVAAAVLCLGGFGSVVYGAGPGDPLYGVRTMLFGDQQATRDDQVALAAQTQMAQVQQLIEQGDWTAAQDKLQTLTTTVAAVEDTSRQQELVDQWQQLSVKVETRDPAATVPPDAPPVVLPEVPSDLPLPALLSPDATPPSDGTSPATPPSSTDPSGAPTTSVPSTTVPSTTVPPTSVPPPPSSAPSTAPTSAPSSSAAAEPGTTTRAPVELPPPSSAPVTTTQPTTSPAPAVTVPPTTITSTVAPPVAEPEVEVEVPTQSAPTVERPQVAAPVITTTVALPMPGSAAEEE
- a CDS encoding DUF6448 family protein, encoding MPPHCDSLDGPVVTAAKAALTEQNVDLVLPFVPQAAEEEVRAAFERTRAAQAEGGHFAHEVADLYFFGTVVRLHRAGEGAPFTGLKPAGLDVGPVIPLAERAIEQRSIDDLHAFLSAELREQLQRRLDRIGALSAGVTTPERREYVEAVLGLQVYSHHLYKFMRKTPHEG